tctTAACACCACGAATGATGTGATTGATCATGTTGTTGAAGTGAGTGTAAATGATAGCTTGCCCTTAATtgagcttaatgagtctttTTCTTGTGATCAGCTTAGTGCTATTGTGACAATTGacaatgtgtttgatatgggtgatccaacactagttgatcctcttgatgactatcttgactcttcttttgaattcaagttgtgtccacctagtgttgattcCTATGATTTGgatgttagtacattgtcatgtgaAATGATAGCtcacccactagttgatcctagcgatgaccgaGTTGATTCTTCTTGGAAGATCGATTTGCGTCCAACTAGTGTGGATATTTGTTTTGATTAGtttgtttgctatgaaaatACACTCTTTGAGGAACCTTGTGATGTTCTTAATGAtcctcaatttagtgatgatattGATGTAATTGATCATGTAAATAGTCATGTACCTAGTGAGAAGTTTGGTAATGTTGCAAATGTAGTTTCCTTTGGAGACTACAAGGTATTTAGTAACCCACTATGGGGTGATGATGGGCTTGGTCTTGATGACAATCATGGGGTGGTTGAAGCTCTTGACACCATCCCCAATGACGAAAAGTTCTTCTTGAGGGTTTGTGACCCACTAGATGGACCAACGTCGAATTTGAAAAAGGCTTCCGAAAGTGATGAGTGCTCTTTAAAGAAGGGgagaaatttgaaaggaaaagagCACACTTCTTAGAAGGACTATGCTAGATCTTCTAACCTAAGGGGTGAGGAGATGCTACTCTTAGCTTGGCATAGGTTGAATGAGCATAATGATAAAACTCTCTCTCTTAATGAACTTGATTATTTGACTAACTTGCTTATGATGAAGTTTTGTCAAAAGAGGAGTCTTGAAGATGAAGACCATTTGAAGGTACCTCATTGGACTACACTTGGGTATGAAGTCACAACTTGTACTTCCTTCAAGGACGGTATGTATTCGTGGCTCATGCTTATTCTTGGGCTTTCTAAAGCCATGAATGTAACTTCTTGGTGTGTTGAGTATAGTAGTAACACTTCTTTCCATTCATGTGACCATTTGCTAGTGTTATTACTTGATTTCATGTTGGGCTTGCATGGGGAATGTGGGAAAATTAGTGTGGGTGATACCTTTGTATTTGACCCCGGTGATGACTTAGGAGTGATTCCATACTTTAGGTGGACTAGTGTGATGataggacccttgaattaggtTGGGCTTATTGGTATTATTACACTTAGTCATGAGGGATTTCACTTGTTTCTTGACTTTAGGGGACATTATGTATGCTTCTTAATTGCTAGGACCAATGTAGACTTGCATGTTGGGATTTCTATTGGCATTGGGTTCTTTGATTTACCCTTATGTCAAAATGACTTGAATAGCCAAGTGTCTTTGGTGTTATATGGATACATATTCTTTCTAGATCAATTTGATGCTTGGTTATATCATAAATGTGAGccatttagtatgttagttgcaTGCTTTGCTTACTTTAGGTATTATCATTGGCCTTATGATGACTACCTTGCTTGTTTTGTGAAAGGCTTTgtactcattctcttccatattttgCAAGGTacagattcgaggacgaatccttttgaagaaggggaggatgatatgatcctaaatggcacaaatgactcaaccACACAAACTTCTTCAAGGATTTATGTTAGAAGTGGATTCATGGAGGATGAAGCTTTGGGGGCGTTTAAATGCAGTCATTGGAGGTCTTTCAAGCTATGGGAGATAGCATGGGAGAAGAAGTCAAGAGACCAAGGCCCAAGGCCTTCCTCTTAAAGTGgccacaattgcaagcttgggtgattcaaggccggaagatggctatttgtgcaaagggctatttgtgcaagtggctactttgtgCAAAGAGGGTTATGGTttcaagaaggccatgcatgcaaggttgattagagggccatctatgcaagggagggacgtgtttggccatcaAGTGCCAATCCTTGAATCAAGACTACACCAAGAAGActaaaacaaggcccttacttcattaagggtagcattgtaattgcctattcgtcttctttacttagcttgtatatatatagcttgtctttcatttcatttacctagattggatgaattatgtattgaatactctaaggagtgatagtttgtttaaggatagcttagttaatggtggattccattgttggtttgtgaaccctttttccattgatttcatgaagggttgttcatttatagatttcaattgaatttcccttgccttgatttcaaatagcttAGGTTCTATTGATTGAATCCGATTGGAagggtctaggtttcatatacttaggtttgtccATAGATTCATTATCATTAGGGTCTAGTTTCTatccctctatttctcatcccttttcttcaattctcatccccaatttctTGTTTATCCTTAATTCCGCGTTTAGGTTTTGATTTGGTGTTTCCCCTAAATCGATTCTTTATcaaacaatcaacctaatagaaatccatcccgaatcgccatagtatgaatacaactacacctcatatttcagtacataaagtaatggcgacgagcccacaaaatcagaagtcataccaatctagctaatatccaaccaaaacaccatgtccgaagacctaatcatgctttctcccagcaattctacacaatacatacgtttcgctaatccaagtctaactaaagtaagcaataacctacctcgaatgcaggaCATGAGCCACGAcctactccacacgagccttctatttccgaagcgcctcataacggtcaaaatctaacaatatgatgctaagtaagcaacaaaccatgtatttaaataagaacaacaatttggggaagaagacccacttaattctacccttttcaattggtgaaaccatcctttaatggtgaatttatcataatttctatctctacaatcattaaccttcaacttgggtttctaatcaatttaccctttcaaacagattttaggacaaaattttcatttttattagaaccctaagtctcaacatgcaatttcaaccataagaaatcaaatttccttcctagaaagtgataatctatacgcatagatgattaatcaacaacaaaatcaacaacccaccaattatttaagggtttactaattccagggttctaggattttcacccaccattgttggaccttaaaataatcatggaacttgaagaagaaaggaaaatgaacaaataaaggtggggacttaccctccTAGGTGTTTTCACCAAAGAATGGAATGAAGTTtgcctttttttctcttgaaaactgactttggggtcttgtgGGTAATGGGTAGAAGTTGGGGTATTAAAATAGGGCTTTCTGTCCCCCGTTGGTCACTGCGGCTATCTCCAGACCACTACGGTGGTCCCGCTATAGCGCCCTTATGGTTGCTACAGCGGACCTGCAGGAACAGTCCGCACTAAAATAgtcataactccctcatacggaGGCGAAATGCGATGATTATTTTTGCTATATCTTTGTAATTACGATacagatctaatggttcaaacctcacAGAAAAAAAAGGTCGTTTGATAAATTTGGAGCAAGCTATCCACAGACCTACGGCAAAAACATCGAATGCAAACgcaacaaaacccaaacccatctgaaattcttcggaacctcaccaaaaaatgtggacaagttcaaaattatcatattaacatgttggaactttcaaaacattgaaacagggtcatcctaacccgacgttgaccgtggtcaactctaactcgcgaacttaactagcttctccatcaatgactcaatttacactcgcACCTTGCGggaaccaacccaatgacttcattaagtcatagatcatactaatgGGACtcggggaaagggtcaacaaggttaaatgggtaAAACACTagaacgaccaaatgggtcatttcagatattgatctgattattgatgttgattcacacattgcacgcattctcaccTTTCATGATATACagttgatatattgttgatacttaaggaaacactgtgatgagctgggctcagtttgcATGAGAGTGATGCGAgaagtccgatatccgatggttgtcccggaatcgtggattgagtagagtgatgtgagagttcgatgtccgatgattgtcccgaaatcgtggattgagtgagtacatggacttcgcaggtcccTCATGGGTGTGCTACTgggacgtcgatacttccgtctggagtacatgtgtacacaacattgcattgcatttgcattcatacattattgcattgcattacattatgacttatattgtgatgatctggtgatttacttgtgttgttgggttcggattggatatattaAGACTTGgaacacttgggtttagatgcttccacctaggtgatgacgtaTACTTGGTTCtaattgtgtttgacttatacttgttgatttatctgcctatcttgctttattgtctgaattatgttagctatacttagtcggcctatgatacctaccaagatCGTGGTTTGTACTAACACGTACTTGTCGCATTCTTTTTTGAATGCGAGTTCAGGTTGGATCTGCTTCCGTCTCCTGTGGCTGATAGTCTCTATCAGTACAACTTAAAGTTtatagggtgagcacgagacgttcgctgccttgaagactcctttTATTTACATCTTACTTTCCATTATAAGACATTAcagatttgatgtattattatatttccagacttgtatatttctcgctagatgctcttgtattgattagaccagaccctgggtgtatttccttatttccgcactttctctattttattatcgtcagacttacatgatttattctcttccgcttattcagttatttatttacaattttattattgttgggttgagggttcgcttaccgaggtgaaaaaggtaagtgcccgcacgacttggccaaattgggttgtgacatagCAGAAGACTACAGACCGTGGAGTTCGAGGACAATTGCATGGATGATATTTGCTCTTGCTTGAAGGTTCGATTATCGGTCGCGGTCAcacttcaagagataagtatcaattttatatttaattaaaatctatgattatgtgttgtttatATTACCTGCAACTTCGAACCTGACTATTTGCTTCCACTTTTTATGCCTGTATTCCATCACTTTTCTCTATTTACAAGTAATAAATTTGAACTTGCTCTAGTTTCCAAAAGTTGCATTATAGTCTCGTACCAAATATCCCTCTAAACGCAAAACTCATTGTGGTAAAATGTCAAGTACACGAAACATTCGGTTACAAGACTAATTTGCCAGATTAATCAACTGGTGACATAAATAGGAAGAAAACAATAGTACTTGCTTAGTTACCCAGCAAACCTTCCTCTGTCTTGGTTATATTATGAAGTTTAAACTAGTTTAAAATCAGAATTTTTAAATTAGGATTATACCCTCAGCCACAATTTAAGTTGCTTCTATAggatgattttattttttagttcgACCTGTCCATAATGCAACAATAACAATTTTCAAAGTAGAAAAAATTGGTCAATTGATTGCCTCAAAAATCGCTTCAAATGTAGCATACCTCCATTGATCTGCTTCAGTACTTACAATAGCTTCTAGATAGCTTTTGCATTCAAGCGTATCAATGGCCGtaatgtatttatgaaaattccGATATCACAAACAATATACCCAAGACTTAGAGAAGTAGGAAATAAGAACATGTCACACACATGGCCTAGGCGATCTACTAAAAGTCCGAccgaaatatatataaatgataaaaaCATACAATTTAAGTCTATAAACACATCTTAAATAAATAaccaacaaggctaacacatAAAAGTCACTGCTAATATCCGACTAACTAAATatatctatgaagcctctaaaaaATACCGATAAGTCAACATCTAACAAGGATAATACATAAAAGGAATATCGACAACTATGTCTATCAAGAAAAGATAAGGAAAAGATAACACCCGAAGGAATCGGGGATCACAATAGCTGATACAAGCGGTCCTAGTTAGCTggatcgtcaacctgtatatcgttacctgcatcgcgagatgcaggcccccaagcaataaaaagggacatcaacacatttgaattgtactagtatgtaaagcaactgaaagaagaaTATAAGTACTGCAAAACCGATAACCGAAACCGAACTAAACAGAAAGCAAGAATCGAAGTACTCCCCGTTCCGAATGAAGAATCACTATATAATCGTatataaactgtggcctagggcccaaataatgtgcacaaaaaCTGTGGCCTCAAGCCCAAGCAATATGTatgcataaactgtggcctagggcccaaaaatacagatacaggtgttcaacattaaacaatttacaagaTCGAGATCGGCTATAGCTGATAGCATGATAATTGTTTCTGATTATGGAACTTAAGCAAATAACTGATTATAtactgactgagactcatgtgatgtcaatacacaagtctataatgattatgtactgagttcatgatattcaaagtgatcaccatgaacgaattatgaaactataacccTAAAAGATAGGggttctacaactattcaagaaactagggctaaattGCATTCTGAGTCAGATTACTGATAAGCAtgtagaatgaggcgtagggagaatcataaacgttccctaacgtagatagttagcctcacatacctgtataTATGCTCACAAACTTGTAATAAAAGTCCgaactttgagaagaatcccaaaagcctaagtcttgaaccctttaatatgggttttcttgaaaaccctaggttaagaacaatgattccCTAATTAGGTTAGATAACACATGATTTAATCCACTTGGAATAGGTTAGGATAgcttaccttagtgttcttgatgatggaggaGAGAGAGGGTCGTTCTAGGGTTTAgggacttgtaaaaataaaaaatagaatctAAACCAAAGTGTATTTATAGTGTTCAATGCGGGTTGGGAAATACGGACGAAAATACGTCCATATTACGGCCCGACGTaattaatgttaaaaaaaattgcccGGTTAAACAACTCTTTAATACGATCACACCATACCGTTGGTCCGTAATtccaatataattttcataagaaaaatccaaatcaATAATTTGATGGCGACGattatggtccgtataattcaAATTATGGTCCGTAACTGGGCGTAAAACCCATCTATGACATAGAAAAGTCCAACTCCAACATTCtctatctgattttctaagtctaaaaCATGGCCAAGGCTTAAGTTAAAGAtctgaggtgttacaatatctcctccttgggatcattcatcctcgaatgatgtATTCTGGTCAAGAGTGACTGCAGAGACATATGCACACTAACTGACATGAACACATGAATCTTTGACTAAAGGAtagctaaattgaattaattCGAACTAAATAACTACCGAACCGATAATGAATTAAACATTACTAAGGAATACTTCAAAGAATAGGAAACCATGAAAGGAAATCTTCAATGAGAAGATAAATTACCTTCAACGCTTTCTGCTGACTCTTCAAAGAGAtggggatatctggacttcatgtccCCTTCTGCTTCCCATGTAGCTTTTTCAACTTCTGACTCCTCCAAAGGACTTTCACTGAAGCAACTTCTTTCGTTCTCAACTTGTAAACCTGACGATCAAGGATTTTCACTGGGACTTCTTCGTAAGTCAAGCTATCATTGACTGTTATGCTATCAGTCGGGACAACCAACGAGGGGTCTCCCACACAttttctcaacatggacacatgaaacactggatgcACAACAGTCAAGTCTGGCGGCAACTcaagctcataagccacttgaccaATCTTTCACAGAATTTTGTATGGTCCAATATagcggggactaagcttccccttcttaccaaatctcatgacacccttcataggcgagACTTTAagaaatacccagtcattaaTTTGAAACTCTAAATCCCTTCGtctcacatctgtgtaagacttctggcgactctgagccattTTCAACCGCTCctgaattaacttgactttctccatagcctgatagaccaagtctggtcctaacaactctgcttcaccaacctcaaaccaaccaattggtgatctacatctgcgcccatacaaagcttcatacggtgccatcccaatactagcatggtaactgttattataagcaaactcaataagaggcaagtgatcatcccaattacctttgaaatcaaggacacatgccctcaacatatcctcaaggtcCTGAATGGTGCGCTCGCCCGGCCATCCGTCCGAGGTGAAAAGTACCGAGATTAACTTTTGTACCCAAACCTTTCTAAAAGGATCTCCAAAAGTTTTCTTTGAAGTgggcaccacgatctgaaataatggacaccgGAGTCCCATGAAGTCTGACAATTTCACGAAGATACAACTTGGCATAGTCCTCCGCTGAATCTGTTGTCTTAACTGGCAAGAAGtgcgctgacttcgtaagtctgtccacaatcacccaaattgaatcatgcctcctagctgaacgaggtagacctgttatgaaatccatatttatcatctcccacttccaaacgggaatatcaatattctgagccaagccaccaagcctctggtgttcggctttcacttgctgacaatttggacacttagccacaaaatttgctacattctttttcatatcgttccaccaataaatctccttaagatcatgatacattttcgtggaacctgggtgaatggaatacctggaatggtgagcttctgacataattcgctctctgagcccatctacatctggaacacataatctgcctcggtatctcAAGGTACCGTCATctccccttgttcaaaagccgtcgtcttatgcttgtgaatcccctctttcagctgcaacaagtagggatcctTATATTGCTTCTCTTTAACTTCAACGACTAAGGAGGAAAGagctctattctgaacaaccacaccgccatcctcggagtccaaaagtcgaactccaagactggccaaacggtgaacttccttggtcataactctcttatctgtatcaacatgagctaaacttcccatggaacgccgactaagagcatcggccactacattcgccttccctggatgatagagaatatccacatcatagtccttaagcaattcgagccatcttctttgcctaagattcaactctctttgcttgaaaatatactgcaggcttttatgatcggtgaaaatatccacatgcactccatacaagtagtgacgccatatcttaagtgcaaaaaccacaactgccaattctagatcatgagtcggataattcttttcatgagcctTAAGCTGTCTAGATGCATAAGCCAcaactttaccatgctgcattaaaacacatccgagaccaattcccgaagcatcacaataaactacgaacccttcggttccttctggtagcgtcaaaactggagcagaagtcaatctcttcttcaactcttcgaAACTCTATTCACATgcatctgaccattgaaatttaacctttttctgagtcaacttcgtCAACAGAGCTGAGATAaaggaaaatccctctacaaaacgtctgtaatagcctgccagacccaagaaacttctgatatctgatgctgaggtgggtctgggccaattcttaacAACGTCAATTTTCTGAAAGTCCACTTTAACACCTTCGCCTGAAATCAtatggcctaagaatgccactgactttagccaaaactcgcactttgagaattttgcataaagctcaCGATCCTTGAGTGTCTGCAATACTATTCTGAGATGctctgcatgatcagcctcacTACGAGAATACACCaatatgtcatcaataaacacaatgacgaataagtcgagataaggcttgaagaccctgttcataagatccatgaaagttGTTGGTGCATTcgtcaacccaaacgacatgacaagaaattcaaaatgaccataGTGGGTTCTGAAAGTGGTTTtaggaatatcaacttccttaacctttaactgatggtagcctgatctgaggtcaatcttggaataacactgagcaccctgaagttgatcaaataagtcatcaattctgggaagaggatacttgttcttaatggtgaccttgttcagctggcgataatctatacacatacgcaaggatccatctttctttcggacaaacaagaccggtgtgccccaaggtgagacacttggccttataaatcccttgtcaagaagatctttcaactgaacttttaactcttttaattctcGCGGGGCCATTCTATACGAtgggaatagatatcggctttAGTGCCGAAAGTAGGTCAATCCCAAAGTCAATTTCCCTGTCGGGAGGGACTTCGGGTAGATCATCTGCAAAGATATCTGGAAACTCACTAACAACTGgtactgactgaagagtcggagTCTGGGCATCTGTATCCCTGACTCGAACTAAGTGGTAAATACACCTATTGGAAATCATATTTCTGGctctaagataggaaataaatctacccctagGTACTGCtgaattacccttccattctatgaGTTCATCGGGAAAATCAAAGGTTACtgttttggttctacaacccaCTGAGGCATAACAAGactctaaccaatccatacccatgattacatcaaagtctaccatctctAATTCTACTAAGTCTGCTATGGTTTTGCGATGATAGATTAACACTGGACAACCCCTATAGatacgtctagctataactgattCCCCAACTGGTGTGGCtacttcaaagggttcatgcaacttttcgggttctatcccaaatttcttagcaatataaggggttacataagatagagTGGATCCTGGGTCCATAAGAGCAAAAACATCGAAGGTGAAGACTGTTagcatacctgtgacaacatctccACGAGTCTCTGTATCCTGACGTCCTGATAGTGCATACAGACGGTTCTAACCACCGCCCGTATTTCCAGACTTTGATGCCCCACACCCCTGTTAggcttgggaattttgaggAGCTGCTGAATTAGTGGACTGAGCTACATTACTGTTACCTCCGGTATTCTGTCTTGCTGACGGACAATCCCGCAGAAAATGACCTGGCTGACCACACCCAAAACAGCCATCCATGCCCGAATGGCATACTCCTGAATGTTTCTTACCACAAGTGTTGCAAGTAGGGTGTTGGAAACCACGGTCGGTTATGCTGCCTATGACTGTGAGCCTGCTGTTATGAAGTTTTTGCCTTTTTGATTGAACTTGGGTCTATGAGATGGAGCACTAGCTATAGATGGAGCAGGTCCTGATGACCTATTCTTAAAGAAATAATGGTTTCCACCTCCTTGAGATCCTCTCTGACTGAAATTACCAGCAGACTTAGCTCTCTTGTTGAACTCTCTATCTTTCTGCTTCTGTAGGGcttcttcttccttcaaccTAGTCTCGTTACCTTGCACAAATGATTGTATCTTGGAAATAGTCATCTTGTCATTCTGAGCAGTTGTATTGGCATCCCTATGCAATTCGGGTTTAAGCCCAAGTACAAACCTTCTAACCACGGCCCTCATATCAGGAACCATGTGAGGAGCATGTCTGGACAATGACACGAACTTGAGATAATAGTCCTGAACAGTCATGTCATTCTGCCTTAGATTCTCAAACTCAGTAGCCTTTGCTTCCCTGACTTCAATTGGCATGAAGTGCTCAATGAAAGCGTCTgcaaattcatcccaagtagcaGAAGGTGCATCCTCCCCTCGGGACTGTTCCCatgtctcataccaaatatgggccACATCTTGCAGCTGGAAAGCTCCAAATTTCGCTGCCTCTGTATCAGTAGCATGCATCACACGAAATACTTTCTGGAgtccatcaatgaaattctgcgggtcctcatcctTCTTTGACCCTGTGAACACTGGCGGCTTCATCCGCAGAAACTCCTGAGTCCTAGAACTGTTCGACCCATTACTAGCACCTGAGCTAGGGGTCGTTTCTTGTCGCTGGGCCTAGTTTGCCAAAATCTAAGTGAGTAGCCGAATAGCTCCTCTAACATCCGCGTCCGAAGCATTGGGAGGTGTAGCTGTAGCATTAGCTGGGGCGGCCGTCTGAGCCTGAGTGTTCTCTTCTGTAGTTGCATCAATGGTAGCCCTCTGGCTAGTAGCTGTATTCCTCTTGTTGTACTTTCTTTTCAGAGCCATTTCTGAAATACGTAATTCgcacgagttagaagaattcctaaaagtactgctctaactgcacgaactagagtatgaaagaagtgaaacaaatcctgaatgtcttggtggtcaactgtttatatgtgtggggccctcacacatataaaggcGACCCCACTAGACACtgcttcatagactccctaagacacttgaacctagtgctctgataccaagctttgtcacgccccgaaccatggcctaggcgtaacacggcactcggtgcctaactACATGTGATCGAGTGAACCCATAGGCTggttgaatcaacatgtgatatcaaaacatgtaataataaggaaataagactaacacatactgatctactaaaagtctatatatatatatatatatatatatatatataatgcgaaAATATTATTGGTTTAAGTCTAACATCCGAATAAATAACTAACAAGGCTAAAACATAAAAGTTTGCTAATATCCGACTAACTAGactatgtctatgaagcctctaaagatAACTATCTAAAAACTGAAGATCGAAAGTAGGATAACGCCCAGAGGAaatgggctcaccaatagccGATACGAGCCGTCCTAGTTAGCTGGATCGTCAACCTATATATCGTTGcctgcatcgcgagatgcaggcccccaagcaataaaaaggacatcagcacatttaaattgtactggtatgtaaaaaaCCGAAAGAAGAAATATAAGTACCGAAACCGAAAACTAAATCGAACTtaacaaggaaagaaagaatcCAAGTACTCCTTGTTTTGAATGAAGAATCacttataaatataaatataactatggcctagggcccaaataatgtgcacaaaaaCTGAAGAATCAcccaagcaatacgtatgcataaactgtggcctagggcccaaaataCAGATACATGTGTccaacattaaacaatttacaagaTTGAGACTGGCTATAACTGATAGCATGATAACTATTTTTGATTATAGGACTTAAACAAATAACTGATTATAtactgactgagactcatgtgatgtcaatacacaagtctataatgattacgtactgagttcatgatattcaaagtgATCAccatgaatgaattatgaaactataaccctagaa
This portion of the Lycium ferocissimum isolate CSIRO_LF1 chromosome 1, AGI_CSIRO_Lferr_CH_V1, whole genome shotgun sequence genome encodes:
- the LOC132064839 gene encoding uncharacterized protein LOC132064839, with product MKPPVFTGSKKDEDPQNFIDGLQKVFRVMHATDTEAAKFGAFQLQDVAHIWYETWEQSRGEDAPSATWDEFADAFIEHFMPIEVREAKATEFENLRQNDMTVQDYYLKFVSLSRHAPHMVPDMRAVVRRFVLGLKPELHRDANTTAQNDKMTISKIQSFVQGNETRLKEEEALQKQKDREFNKRAKSAGNFSQRGSQGGGNHYFFKNRSSGPAPSIASAPSHRPKFNQKGKNFITAGSQS